Proteins from a single region of Hermetia illucens chromosome 3, iHerIll2.2.curated.20191125, whole genome shotgun sequence:
- the LOC119653047 gene encoding farnesol dehydrogenase encodes MDSNRWQDKVAVVTGASSGIGACIAQNLANSGLTVIGLARRVELIDDLSKNVSGNGKIYSRKCDLTNESEVQETFQWIKDNFSGIDVFVNNAGCIKAAFLLDSPTGDLKQLFDLNCVSTCVCVREAIRMMREKDDTGHIFIINSVLGHRVPDVPVPLFSVYPSTKHALTALCQTVRQEINFHKLNIKLTSISPGMVDTDLLAVYDLSMYAQLPKLQANDVAQAVMYALNTPDHVQIDDIVLQARFQHK; translated from the exons ATGGATAGTAATCGGTGGCAAGATAAAGTGGCCGTTGTGACCGGTGCCAGTTCAGGAATTGGGGCCTGTATTGCCCAGAACTTAGCAAATTCGGGGTTGACAGTGATTGGATTAGCAAGACGTGTTGAACTTATCGAT GACCTAAGCAAAAATGTTTcgggaaatggaaaaatttactcAAGAAAATGTGATTTAACAAATGAGTCGGAAGTTCAGGAAACTTTCCAATGGATTAAGGACAACTTTAGTGGAATTGATGTGTTTGTTAACAATGCGGGATGCATAAAAGCGGCATTTCTATTAG ATAGCCCAACAGGTGATTTGAAGCAACTCTTCGATCTGAACTGTGTCTCAACGTGCGTATGCGTTCGTGAGGCAATTCGAATGATGCGAGAAAAGGATGATACAGGACACATATTTATTATCAACAG TGTCCTTGGTCATCGAGTCCCAGACGTACCAGTTCCATTATTCAGTGTCTATCCTTCAACAAAGCACGCACTTACGGCTCTTTGCCAGACAGTTCGCCAGGAGATCAATTTTCATAAATTGAATATAAAACTGACG AGTATCAGTCCTGGGATGGTTGATACGGATTTACTGGCCGTATACGATTTATCGATGTATGCCCAATTACCGAAGTTGCAGGCCAACGATGTTGCTCAGGCTGTGATGTATGCCTTGAACACTCCAGACCATGTGCAA ATTGACGATATTGTTCTGCAAGCGAGATTCCAACACAAGTAA